Within Limanda limanda chromosome 1, fLimLim1.1, whole genome shotgun sequence, the genomic segment CATCCTCCGCCATCCCAGACTGGTTGGACGCTCCATTCTGGAGCCGCTCCAAGAGTTCGAGCAGTGCAAAGTTCTTCTTCAGGCCCCAAACTCCAGAGTCCCCTAAACAGGTGGAAGAGAATACAACACTGACTTGGGGAAGAAATGATATTCACACTCAATACAGAGAAAACGATGGGTGAAAAAACTGCAATGTAGAAGTTTTCCTTTGTGCAGAGTTGCGCTTTTGTCCGGTGTGAATCCAGTGCAATAACACATCTATTAAAACATGAACAAGGACTGAATAAACCCCTTTACAAAATAGTCTCATTAAACCTTATTATGAGCTCTGCTCTTCTCttaatttactgtttttttccAGCTCAAGTCTGTTGATTCCAGAGGAAGATCCTTACATAAAAATTGGTAAAACCACGAATGAACTGGCTTTAGCCCTCAGATATTATATTCATCCAGCTTGGATCCTCTAGGCACCTTTTAATCAACTTTGTGATGAGTCATGGAGATGCACTACAAATCCTGCGAACTTTCTCCAGGTAGACAAACAATCTCAGATTTAGCTTCCATGTATAAGCATTCCATTGTGCCGTTATTGCTCTGTGTCTCTACAAGATTCACAATAACTTTTAAATATGGAAACAATGGGTCAAGGTGATCCTGTTCAACATGACAGGTGTATGAAGGTCATGCACGCATTTCTGACAGGACATGAATATGTTTTCACGTTACTATAGGTTCCTCTATCCTCTTTCTCACCCAGCTCAGTGACCTGTCTGTCGAAGGGGCAGCGGACCGCTCTGCCATGAAGAGGCAGCCGGGTGAGACAATCGTGGCACACTGTGTGTCCACAGAGCAAAAGACGAGGGACCTTATCCCCCTGGAGAGAGAAGACGTCCTCGCACACGCCACACTCCAGCACCTGGGAATGAATACACACAAAGTGGTTAAATTCCAGAAAAGCCCTctatgtgtgtgggggtgtaTATCAGCTGCTGCTGTAGAACCAGTTCTGACATTAGAGGGGAGGAGTGTTTAAATAGCTGGCACGGATTTCACAACCCTTACAAGGACCGATTGAGATTAACAGACAGTCGGTGAGGTGGATGGCTGATTGGTGAATATCTTCAGTTCATCTACAGTGAGTTGTGTTAAGCGGGATCACGGTGAGACAATTCACTGACATCAATGTGATCACATCAGATCTGAGACCTTCGCAGTCGACTGCACCCACAATCCTTCCTGCtgtgatctttaaaaaaattccGCATGTGACTATTAAGAGAGACGCAGGTTGTAACTTGACTTCTCATCCCGATCACGTTACTGAGGAGCTGCGGTGAGGCGCAGTCAGTGCAGAGGAACCTGTGTTAGCAGCCTCGACCAGCAGCCCTGGGGTTCACAATGCACAAACATCAGTTCCCGGTGAAACCCGCAGAGCGCTCCTGGTCATACACGTTCACTAACACGGCTGGAATCGCCTGAGGATGGCTGTTTCTGAATCCGACGCCAACGCAGCAGCCTTCACCCAAAAGCAGCAGCCACGAAGGCAGCCTGCTGTCGGTCCCCTCCAGTCTAAATGATAACACAACATGGCCACCACATGCCTCCACCCGGCTGTGAGCGTTAGTGAAGGAGGTACAACCTTGACGGTGCCTCCATGCGCTGCTCTCCCGTGTCGGGTGCACGGCTCCATCGTCGCCACAGCGCCCTGCTTGTTTATTCCTGCTGCGGCAGCGGCCATTCTTGGACGACAGCGCAGAGGACTGAGCAGGGCCGAGAGCACAATCCCGCAAAGACTTCCGGTCTCGTTCTTTAAGCCCCATCACCGTACAATACCGTTATTTCACTCAGTTTATTCCgcaaaaatacaatttattttactgtatGTGACACTTTATTTTGTCTTGGTATGAAATCTATGATTTCAGAGGTGAAACTAAGCGAGAAACTGCGATTTTGACTACTATCTTCTTCTATTACGCATGCGCAATGCGAACTAGTCGTGTCGACGCTAACAAGAAGCAAATCGTAAACATACGAAAATAACCTGACTTCATGTATTCAGACACataatacatattaaataaaCGGGTAAATTCATcttctttaattatttataatcaATTGCCATAGAAAAAAAGGAGCTATGGATAATCAATGTCTAAAGAATCACAAAGtgcagacttttttttaattaaagggcTTGTGTATTCAATATTTAGAGAACAAGAGCAAATTCATTTCATACGTAGCCATCACAGTCTGTGGTTAACCTTAGAGATAAATTAAAGAGTACacaaataaaaacgtcaacttCATTGAACCCCCACCACCAGTACGAACTACAAGACCCACAATGCTGGCAAGGCTCTGATCGTCACCACCTACGTCATCAACACGAGCCTCGATACGCGCTTCACAAACATCTTCCTGTCTTACTCTGTGGTCTTACTCGACACACGCTTCGAAGCCTCGACCCGGGAGGACACATCACTAGtaattatacattttcactAATAACAACTTTCACTGtgtttataaaatgtgtttccGGTCTGTTTCCCATGTGATTGATGATATCCTTTGAGGAGGTTGAGGTATATCTCTGCCATGTTTTCATTCCGGGCGCCCAGCTCCCTGTGTTCAACGTTAAACCTGTGTTTCCCTGTACCTGGTGTACAGCCACACGTCCTCTGCTCCCAGGCATCCATCATCACTAATGtctcaacaacagcagcagacccTGCCCTCCGCCCCGGACTCCCCCGCCCTTCTGGTCACCTCCAACGTGCAGAAATATGccatcaagaagaagaaggtgctCAGTCCTGAGGAAGCGGAGCTGTATGAACTGACCCAGGCTGCAGGACTCACTATTGACCAAGAGGTGTTCAAGTAAGCGCACTGGTACCCAGGAGGAAAGCTGCCTGgggtgtgtgtggaggaaaaggcttgtttgtctgtttctcatGCTCCTTCTCTTGTTCTCTCAGGATCATAGTGGAGCTGTTGAAAATGAACGTGGCTCCTCAAGCAGTCTTCCAGACTCTGAAGGCCATGTGTGCGGGTCAGAGAGTGTCCGACGGCTGCGGCGGAGACTCCACTTCAGCTGCCTCCCACACCACCATTACCACTGCCCCCACAGAGCCCAGAGGTGAGTGTCTGGACAGCAGGGAGcactgggagcagtgggagcagtggcaATTAACTGGATGCATTGCAGGTAGAAAGCCAGAAGGTCTTTGTCCGTATTGTGGCGGATGAGGTTCCTGCTCAGGTTGAAGCATCTCATGCTGGAAACTGCAGAGTCCTGATCTCGGGCTGTCCATCAATATCAGATCATTTAAGTCACAGATCTACTCGTAAAAAGGGCGAAGGTTACTGAAACACTATTTCTGGGGATTACAGAAAGATGTCTTAGCTACTTATAAACGTCCACttgtaaagaaacaaaacatgatTTATAATGTTAAAGGCTTTGGGTGGGATGTTATTTTTTGATTAAACTCAATACAAAAACCGATATGGCCTCATCCTGATTAGAACCCTGCAGCAGAGCCATTTTGCTAGTGGattatttgtgttgtattattcATATATAGTAGTTCTCATAGTATTCATATAGCTTATTTGTCATTGTACTTACTCTAAATACCTAAAACAGACATGTTTCAGAAAAATATATCATGTCATACAAGTGGAACTTAGAACTGTAACAACCGCTTGACAAAACTACACAGCACCACCTTTCACTGGTAACATTAAATGGAACCTGTTCATTATTCACATTCACTGCATTTCATGCACTGACATGTCAATTGCTGTGTTAACGTGTTATGATTGTACTAACCTCATTATATACATGGTATACGGTACTAACCCTATTTACGAGCGgcagatgaaaaaataaacacagttgGAAGTAGCGTAGTTGTAAATCCATGCTGGAGAAATTTTGACTTTGATACATCAAAAGCTGTTAACGCACCACAATTGGCAGTTATATCAAATCAATTATTTAATGACTAATTAATTTATAGATCAATTAAAGTATTGGGCCCCAACACAATCAATTCAGCTAATTATGTAGGATGTGTATCTGATTACAAAGCTAAAATTCCACAACGCTGAAGGGCTGTGAGTGCAGGGCTGCCGTCCTCCTGGTTATAATTTAATGTGTGACCAACATATTCCTAGTCAGATTAATGTGAAGGTTTCCTGTTCTTTCCATTTTGCTCAAACTACGCCATCATATTCAAAAGGCTTATTCCAAAATAACTCAATATTTAATAAAGTGcattttatagatatgagatgtGGTGTTGGATCAGTTCACTACTTTTTATAGAGCAAATGAGTGAATACGTTTTGGTGCACAGCCAAACTGAGACCTTCAGACCTTCCCTCTGAAGGTCTCATTTACACCCTCTCCCAGGCTCAATTTTACAGGTTTAATTAAAAGCTTTAGTGGCGGCTGCTTTCTCTTTAACCTGTTAGAGCTCTAGGAGAATGGTATTGTTCATACTTTCCCATATAGAACAGAATTCCTCATGACTGTTGATAACTGCAACTCAGGGTTATTGTTTTCTGGCACTGGAGATGGTGGAATGATAATACCGGATGtagttaaaggtccagtgtgtaagatttaggtgaaagggatctattggctgaaaatttatataaaacaatccTAGTCATATTTTCACCAGGGTGTAATTATCTattttgtatgaattgttgttttctttaccctagaatgggccctttatatttaaatactttatatttacatcagcagcgggtcctctctacagaggccgccatattttttacagtagcccagactggacaaactaaacaccttttttgagttttcatgacaACTGAAAGCTGCCCcaggttttctttcatgtttggaaggggagggtgagttgAGGGGGAtaaagctgcaacatgcaacttcaccactagatgaaCTATAGCAACTGGAAACTCTCAGTCCATTGTCATTTCATATCTGACCAGGCAACAAACTGGCTGAAACACCACTAGATATGTGCTGCAGAGGGTGTGAATCCCTTTAAAGTAACAGTCCCAACTTTCAGAATGTTTTAATGCGTTTTGTTTTTCGGACTAACTTTACCTTTCACTTTACTGTTGTATTCTCCCTGTGCTCTCTGCTTCTCCCGTCCCTCTTCAGGCATGTGAAACGCTCACATTCCTCCACTGAAGTACTGTACGTACTGTAGCAGAGGTTCTCGTCCTTCACTCTGCGTCacctaacacccccccccccccactaacTAAATTCCCTCTTCACTTCACCCCATAATGAGCTTTTGTGCTTGAATGGCGGTGAACTGAAGACCAAGGTTATACAGTAGAAGGTCTGATAAGCTGATCACCACTGTGTGCGCATCACTTTGCTTTCTAATTTCCCTTTTATCCCCCTtgaattctgtttttttcccccttttctttctgCCCCTCTTGTTTCCTGAAGAAGAGGACACTTTGGTCTCTGGAAAGAGCCCTAAGCCTCCGGCCGCTCCCCCCTCAGCGTCTGGCCTCAGAGCCACAAGGGTCAACACTAAGATTGTGGTCTACGGCCCCCAAGACTCTAGCTCTCCTCACTCTCAAGGTCCCCTCTGGTGCACTCTGTCCCTCACCTTCTGTCTGCTTGCTTGcccttttttcctttctttttagaAATGTCAGGGTTTGTGCCGACACCTCATTCTGTGTTTTGACTGTCTTCCCCATTTCATGACTATGCAGAGTTGAAAATGTgggtatgcatgtgtgtgtacatgcatgtgtgtcgACTGACAGAACCTGAACATTTTGcacatttcaaattttttttgtgttttaaaagtggCTAGGAAGTTGAAAAGAAACTCTCCAATACCAGTTAATGGTTGAAATGCGATTATTTTCAGAAACCTTTATTTCTGGGACTCTGAATTGATTTAGAAAGTCCAAAATTCGTCTCTTCGTGAATGTTGaacagagcagaaaaaaatagaaTTCACTGCACATTTCACAGCAGTTGAGGAAAATATAATTCAACTGCCTGATTTTCAGTGAAAGCTGGACCTTGACCATATACTGGATTTAACAATCTCTTGGGGAGAATATAAATTTCAGAAAAGTATTTGGACAGTTGCACTTTTTCTGCTCCAATTTCTCTGGACTTCAGCACATTTTAACACACTTGACTGCTAATGTTCCTTTGGCAGCCAAGTGTCCTTGGTGTTAGAAtctaaaattatttatttacccCAGATATGAAGTTGGAAAAGCCTTCCCATTCCGTCTGGTTGTAGCTGTTTGGTATTTACTGTAATGAAATAGCAATCGTTTTTACTAAGCCTTCTTTACATACTGAATGAAGACACATACAGACCCAACTTAACTCTCATCAGACTCAGCCATCACAGTTCATAATTACTAAAATCACTTTCTAGTCACTTCATGGTTCATGCTGCATTCAGGTGTGCTGTGTAGATGTGCTATCTCTGCTGCAGTTGAGAGTAGGTAAAGTAGCTGTAACCGTTTTCGACGACGTATGTGAAATGCATATTTTCTCATCTGTTTTCCTCGCCATCGTCCTTTACATTTTTGAACGTGCCATGTTGCTTGGAATAAACATAAGGCTGCAGTCAGAATAACTCCTCCTTCTGATGTTTCATCTCATCATATGTTTTCTTCCTGTCAGCAGTTCGCAGTAAAGCTGGAGCGGGCCACAGCGAGAAGAGCAGAGAGGGCTCCAGCCAGAGAGTGCAGCGGCAGCCCAGCGCCACCAGAGGGCAGAAGACCAAGAGCTCCGGCAGCAGCAGTTCCTCCTCTCAGATAAATTCCACATGAGACTCAGGTCAATGTGAGACCATTTGTAAATATAtacttttctttctgtttaacttatctttattttttactgtgTAACCTGTTTAAAGAGTTGGTTTACCCCAACCATAAGAAGCTGGTTTATCTGCCTCTGCCTTAATTCAATGGAGCTGAACAGAATAGTTAGAAATTaaggaaattaaaacatttttattttcagaaataaTCACCAGATTACTCCGGTTAATCCACAAATCTCAGTgtgccatttttctttttctggttCAACACAGTTCCAATGAAAACTCTTCACAGTGAGGTCTGTGAAGAGCCACAGATATATGAAAAccttcaaaaatgttaaatgcaCGACTCGATAATAGTGTTAAGTGAGAAAATATGGTACATTTTGGGTAAACCCATCCTTTAAAATTTTAAcataataagaaataagaaagtCTTGAGTGTCTCCTACTCATTATTGTTCCGGCTGTTGCTACTTTAAGTGAGTCAAGCCTTTTGTCGCCTTCTAGCATTCAACAGGCCTAAGGAAATATCataatgttgttattcaatGTGCTGCTTTTTATAATACTATAAATCTttgataaatacaataaatgatAAACCTTCTGAATGTCTAAAATGTCTATTTTTTTAACCTTATTTTTTGTGAGAGATGCACCAATTCTTTCCCCCTGAATAACTCAATAACTCAACAGATTCTAATTCTGATACTATTACACACTTAAAGATCAACTCGCGACAAGTTTTAAGGAAAATACCTTTGAATAATAACTGTTTGGCGACACTATGCCTGAAGTGCTGAGCCCACAGAGAATTACGGAGCTTTCATAGGGAATTTCAGCTCATAATCAAACTCTGTATATACTCTACATTATCTGTGAGAGACATCCAAGTCAATAATTAAAGTGAATGTGTGAAAATCACTGGATTCACATAAACCTAATGTAAATGTAGGTCAGGGATTGTAGGGGCACTTATAATTGAATTGGTTggtgaaacagtatttgatGTGGATTCGTCAAGTCGTGACCGCTTTTTATCTGAGctgtttcccataatgcatctgGCATGTTTGATAGTTTAACAGgccaaaacaaatattaaacatataattTTCCATTATTCCATGACTTTCCATGGAGTAATGGAAAATCGATTAGCGCTACTGCAACCCCAACAGCAAAAGTCAAAAAAAAGATGCCGCTTCAACAATTACCTTCACAGATCTCAGAGCAGTGGTAGTGTCTCTCCTCTCAGACGCCGGAGGAGTGCAGCTGTTATGTCTTTCTATTCCTGAATGGCTGATAATCGGCTCTGAACCTTGAGGGAGGCAGGTTACTCTGTGATGGAGATGAGACACCCATCTGTAAGTGTCCCCTTCTAAGGAATGCTCGCTGCTATTGATCCGACTATTAATCTCATGGtctcattgatttttttcttttcttttctgtcccaTGAAAGTGAGAAGTGAAGAAGATACACCAGCCGAGCACCTTATTGCATACTCTATAATAACACAAGGTTATTCCTCCCTTTGCTCTCAAGCAGCAGCCTCCAGTTCTCCTTGCGATGGATTCCTCAGCATGGTGGACACTTTGCCATTCGTATCCACGTTGACTGCATCACATAATATTCTGCAAGTCCATGCTGCCAATCTCCATGTCTATAAAACGAGGCTTTTACTTTGAGGCATGCAGCATCACCCTGCAGGAAGGAGCCATAAAGGGATGGACATGTTCAGCAGCAACACTCAGACAGCAGATCTGGATCTTCAGGCTTGCGCGTCCGTTGTTCTGAATTGTTTCACTTCTGTCACATGGGGGCAGTAGAAGCACACTGTAATTAAGCTGGTCCCTTAGTGGGCCCGGGTCTGCTTTTCTCAGCCTTTCCAGAAAGCTGATAGCTATCGTCAATGAAAGTTAATCTCAAAGGAATGCGTTTTGTGTATGTCGACTCGGTGCATTTGAGACAAAGCATCCactcatgcacagacacactataCCTCAGAGGTGATGccgagacagacagaggagctactgtgtgtgtgtgtgtgtatctctctgtgtgtgtctgtgtgtgtgtgtgtatgaggcaGGCTGCAGGGCTTTATGTAGCTGCAGGTCTTTTATGTGGCCGTTTGTCCTGTTTATATGTTCCTGCCCCTCCTCTGCGCTCTGCATTGATGGCATCGTGCCTGTAATTGATGGCACCATATTGCTGTGGTGTAGCAGGTTTAATGGGGCTTGACAGAGCAAGGGAAAGCAGCATGCAACCAGGGAGGGAACTTAACCCCTTCACACACCACACCCCACCCTCCATCCGTGTCCCCATCCCCGTTCTCCTCCGCCGCCTCCCCTGGCCCCGGCATCCCCCCCCGTGCAAACCCAAACGAGAATACAAATGGGCCCTACTGTGATTAGCTTGTTTACGACTCCTACTGTTATCAGTGGTCATGGTGATGGCATTTTGGTTCATGATCAAGGAAGCTCCGACACCCCTCTGACTCCACTTCCGAAAATAAACACTCGCCAGCTGTTGGTGCTCTCCGCTGTTTTGCTCGGAGGAACCTAAATGTGTTTGACAAAGGTAAACGGCTGGGAATTTACTCCCCTTCAAACTCGCTGCCAGACTGCACTTCCCGAGGCCACCTACAGGGGCCAGTGTGGATCCGAGCTCCCAAACGCGGCCTTcccccttcctcctgcctcGGATTTTCCATAAGCATCTGGTCCAGCTTTTTTTTGGGATGTGTTCATTTTCTTATGAGGGAATTTCATAGGCAGACTGACTCTTCTATTAAACAGGGGAGCGCTATCCTTCACTCAGATGCAGCTCACATGTGAAGTTGTGTTCTCGCGCATGGACACACTACTACTACACGCGCCATTAATCAACAGGGACGACGAAATGATGCTATTGTGCGCGAGGCAGGGCGAACAGCGCGTTGAAGAATGAGCTAGTCAGAGCTGTTGGCAAATCATTAATGTAAGGTGTTGGTCTAAAGCAAGttctcacactctctctgttCGAGCTGTTCCCAGGTGACAAAAAACTGGGGGAGAGACACTATTTTAAGAGCCGGTATCACACCTCtctttctatttctctctcccccccccacccaccaccaccccccatCACTTATATTCCCTCCTGAATTTCTTCCTCTGCAAGAGCACTCGGCTGCTGTGTGGAGGAATATCATCcacttctccccccccctcttctctctgtcatcCCCCTTTTTCTCCCCGGGTATTATCCCATCCCGTGAACCCTTGGACCACATTTCTCTCCAAATTTATGGGCCACTTTCCCCCCCTCACTTGTTGTCTCTCTACATTCACTCCCTGCTCTAACCCCGTCACTctccatcatcacacacaccgtcctccacctcctcctcctcctcctcctcctcctcctcctcctcctcctcctcctcctcctcctcctcctcccacgcTCCTCGCCATCACCCTCCTTGCCAGGCTCGCTGCAGATTGGCTATTTCCTGCACGCCGCCCAGCAGAGCCCTTATCAGAGGCAGAGTGCTGATTGTTGGTCTGTCTCTCAGGCTGACTGACAGTCCGGGCTGCGCTGCTGAAATGCCTGATTTGGTCAATGTTTGTCTGTGGGGCCTTATCTCCACACCTTATATTAACTGCCTTGACAGTATGTGCAGGCagtctctctccatcttgttgCACCCCCCCCTTGCTCatcccctccacctccctccactCACTGTCTCTATCTCCATTGACTCTCCGCTGCACGCTACAGTCTTTCAGCCAAACATTTTCCTGctgatcctcctcttccatcatTTTCCCTCCTCGCTCGCAGCTGGATCAGCATCTTAAGCATCATGAATGCCActtcattattatttcttatttcttcCAAAAGCAATCATGGCCACATACTGTTAGTGATATATTGTATTTAACCACGCACGCAGATATTTCTTGGTTTTATCTAAATAGTCACCTCTGATATTTCTCCAGCAAATTGAATCAACGGACACAAATTTGGTCGTCATAGCACTAACGAATAAAGTTTGAATTCACCAGAAACAACTATTTCCAGTTACAGTGAGTCTGTTAGTCCTGATAATCCAAACATCTCACTGTGAAGCGTTATAATTGGAACAACTCAGAAGAGAAACTCCTCAATCCTGTGACCTGACAATATATACTCAGGTCATGGTTTGAAATCTCTCACACAAAGTGTTTTAACTGCTTAaatctttcattttttaatttcttcagttgtgtgtttcaagTAGTTTGTATGGAAATGAATCAATGCAAGTGCttattaacacaacacaactaacCTTACTTAAACTAAAACAAGTAGCGTTGTCTCTGTTTTTCCCTTCAGGTAGAGTAATCACGGTGCTTCTCTCAAGGAAACTTGCTAAGGACTCATTTGCAATTTAAGCTTTGTTAAATAAGCATATGATGCTTAGGCAAAAAATTGCAATTCAGTTGAAGTCTCTGAAAAATACAGTAAGTGGACCTTGAGTTGTACATGAGGCCTTCCTGTTCTGTGTGAAAgcgaaaaaaacaactcaacgTGCTGATATATTATACcctttatttagttatttatttagctACTTAGTTAAGGCCAAAACGTTATGTCTAACAAGGTTGAAACTGGCTAGAAAATAGAtggaaaatatgaaaatctTTGTTTAGATTTTGGCCTCATATTCCTAGAAAACATACCAAGGCCTCGACCTCAGTGTCCTCAGTTATAGCTGCTGCTCTCAGAAGGAAATCTCAGTGAAGGAcatattgaataaataaaactaaattaaaagacCCCATGCATAACAACATACATTTGTAATTTGTCTGAACTGTGCCTTCAAGGCCTCACTTGCAAAGCTGCCTCATTGTGGTAAAcagaaatacatacattttgtaaaatcttCTAAATCTCATTTAAATCTCAATCTCCCAATGAGAGAATAAAACATAATGGAATCCAGACTTTCCTAATAATGTTAGCATCTCCTGCACTGTCCAGCAGACTTTGATGAGACATTTATTTGACAAGACTTGTAACTTCAACTTGGGAAAAAAATAAGCATTGTCtggttatattatatatttggcAACAAATCTCACAAAAAGACTAAAACCATTAATTAATGGGTTGAACTGACAAGTATTGTCAGTGTATCCAAAGCAACATGAGAATTTATTCCCCTGTGCCGCAGAGCTCCTGTGTAGTCAGAGCGATGAGGCACACGTCTCCCTTCAtcaccatgaacacacacacactgaagtttATTTTGACTTACAGACGCACACACCGTCCTGCTgcagaacaacagaaaaagtCCTCATTAAATGCACTACTAACATGTGTTTGAGCAACATTTGATAAACACTTCAGTGTCCGGCGCTCCTTGGAAATTATGAACGCTGTTACTTTaatgaaactttatttatatatcttaaTGGGATTTGTAGACAATAACAAATTTATGAAAAGTTACCGGCTCTTTCAGTTGAGTTCATGTTGTTATGATTTTGTCGTGAGGAGGTGAAGTTGGTCATGCACCTGTCTGGATGCCTCTCGATACCTTTGCTGCTGTTTTGGTGTCTGTGGTCTGACAGTAAGTTTCTTCAACgtagttattgttgttttaccAAAGCCCTCCCCACCAGACAACATCATTGTCAGAGTGAGCGTAATTACTTGGCTAAATATAAAGAGACTAACTGACAAAGAGTTAATCCACTCGTACATAGAGAATAAGAAACCAAAAGCTCTTCCTGCTTTTTGTCAAGTAGCACTAATCGACAGAGACTGAGGAGGTAAACATGGCCTCTTAAgcgttatttatttattc encodes:
- the mzt2b gene encoding mitotic-spindle organizing protein 2 isoform X2, whose product is MSQQQQQTLPSAPDSPALLVTSNVQKYAIKKKKVLSPEEAELYELTQAAGLTIDQEVFKIIVELLKMNVAPQAVFQTLKAMCAGQRVSDGCGGDSTSAASHTTITTAPTEPRVRSKAGAGHSEKSREGSSQRVQRQPSATRGQKTKSSGSSSSSSQINST
- the mzt2b gene encoding mitotic-spindle organizing protein 2 isoform X1, which encodes MSQQQQQTLPSAPDSPALLVTSNVQKYAIKKKKVLSPEEAELYELTQAAGLTIDQEVFKIIVELLKMNVAPQAVFQTLKAMCAGQRVSDGCGGDSTSAASHTTITTAPTEPRAVRSKAGAGHSEKSREGSSQRVQRQPSATRGQKTKSSGSSSSSSQINST